In the genome of Raphanus sativus cultivar WK10039 chromosome 9, ASM80110v3, whole genome shotgun sequence, the window AAACTTACATACCATACTCATCTGCAGTTTCTCAAGCATTGCCACTGCCCTTTTTAGTTCCTCTTTACTCCATAAACCAGTCAGCATATTGCGGATGGTAATGGTATCAGGATACACACCACTTGAAATCATCTCCTGGAAAATGTCTAGAGCCCCATTAATATTACCCACTTTACGAAAACCACAAATCAAAGTGATGTAAGTAATTGCGTTAGCAACTATCCCTCTTCGACCCATCTCGCAGAAAAGCTCCAGCCCATCATCAACCCTTCCTGCCTTACAGTAGCCATTAATGAGTGTAGTAAAGGTCACTACGTTTGGAGAGAAGCTCTTGCTACCCATCGAATCAAACATTTGTGTAGCCTCATCTAGGCGGCTCTGCTTGCATAATCCATCGATCATTGAGCTATAGGTGATAGTATCTGGGACTATACCCCTGTGGGGCATCTCCTCGTATAATTCCTCGGCCTCTAAAAACTTCCCTTCATTGATCAAGCCGCTGATCAATATATTGTAAGTTTGAACATCAGGTTCCACACCATTGAAGGGGTGACTAGCATCAAGATCCTTCTTACTCTTCTGCATAACCTTAAACATTTCCAATGCATCTTTTAGTTTCCCATTATCGCAGAGACCATCCAGCAAAGTGTCACAAGTAACGATATCAGGGCACAAACCACTAGAGATCATCTCTTGTAAAAGGTCTAGAGCAGCATTAAGATCGCCCACCAGATAGAACCCGTGAATAAGAGTGTTGTAAGTAGTTGTGTCAGCAACTAATCCTGTTTCAGTCATCTCATGGAGAAGTTCCATTCCATCATCTATCCTCTTAGCCCCACAATATCCGTCTATGAGAGTATTGAAAGTGATTAGGTTGGGAGAGCAGCCCTTGGTAGCCATCAAATAAAACATGTGCTCAGCAGCATCAAGACGATTCTGTTTGCAAAATCCATCGATCATTGAACTATATGTGATTGTATTAGGGATTATACCCCTTGGAAGCATCTCATCGTATAATTCTTCAGCCTCAAAGAACTTGCCTTCCTTGACAAATGCATTGATCAAAGCATTATAAGTTACAACATCAGGGCTGATCTTCCTTTCTAACATTTCTTGCAACAACTGCTCCGCGTCGCTCCATCTACCAGAGCTACAAAAACCAACTATCATACTGTTGTAGGTAAATAAATCGGGAAAGATTCCTTTCTCTTGCATTTCAGTGAAAAGATTTTGTGCATCGCTATGACGTCCGTCTTTACAAAGGCTATCAATGATTGCACTATAGATTACAACATTGGGTATGATGTGGCTCACCTCCTCCATCTTCCTCAGAAGATTCAATGCAGACACAGTATCTCCCTTCTTACACATCCCATCTACGATTGTTCCATAAGTAATCTGGGTAGGCTGGAGACCATCTTCCATCATCCGATCAAGCAGAGCTACGGCTTCGACAATTCTACCCTCGCGGCAAAGACCGTTCATCAAAGTGGTGAAGGTTACGACATTGGGCCTACATGTCGTTTCAAACATTTGATGAAACAAATTCAAAGCTTCAGAAACCCTATCTTCCACGCACAATCCGTGGAGCAGGGTGTTGAAGGTAACAACATCAGGGTGGAGTCCAAGCTTGGTGATCTTACCAAATGTAGACAAAGCAAAGGGGAGCTTAGAGCAGCTGCAGAAACATTTTATCAGAATGGTGAAGCTGTATATATCACATCGAATCTGTTTCCTTTCCATCTTCTGATAGAGAGAAATCACAAGATCCGGGCGTTCCATTCTCACCACCACACCCATCAATTTACAGAAATCAACCACAGAAGGTAAAGGACGAGATCGAAGCATGTCACTGAACAAATCAATCGCATCCTCTAAACCTTTGATTTCATGAAACCCACTTTGCAGCTTCAAACTCTCTCCTCCAAAACCTGCTTCGCAACTCTCTCCGCTTGCCTTGGCCAGAGTATCACGAATCGATCTCGTACAGAACAATCTAGCCGCAGACTCAGCAGGAGAAGAAGAACACTTGAATCCACAAACCCTAGccaacattttatttttgtttcgcCTAAATTTTGTTCTTCGTCGATCTCTAAAAAAAACTCGTGACTGAGAAAATAAACGAGAGATAAAGTACAAACGGGTTCCATTTGTTTTACAAGAACCGGTTCAGTTTGAATTATACAATTTCCGGTTCAGATTTGTCACCAGTTGATTGATTGAGTTCCTTGTTTAAACCCACAGGGCCACATGATTCACTAAACCCAGAGCCGAGAGAAATTGATAAACCGAGCTATTGAAACCAGTAGAGTTCCGGTTCAGTATTTATTACTAAGCCTTCTTGTTTAGTCCACTTTTAAAAATCAAGACGACCAATCAAAGACCATTTACAGACTATCCacttctaaaattattaaacgatcataaaaatttatcaaCAGCCAGGTgtgttaaataattatattagaGGAACCAGTTAATGACATTTTTATTGAACCAGTTAATGACATTTTTATTGATGTTATAAGctaacttaaaatataaacaaagttATTTACTTTGGGAGAACCTTGGCCATCAATATCATCCCCTATTTCATTCAACTCTTAAGTAACTAAACATTTGACTCAAAACTAAATTGGATATGTACATAAACAATGAGTTGGACATACCACACTGCAATGAGAAGGAATCGAGAATCTCCATACTAATTAGAAAGACCTAACCAAAATCTAAcctattaatttagggttctatTTTTTATCTACTGTTCAGAGTAGGGCTGGACAAAAAAACTGAATccaaagaaccgaaccgaatccgatctgCAAAAGTAATaccaaatccgaaccgaaattaatTGAATATCCGAATAGGtttaaatttttggtatttaaagaaccaaaaccgaacccgatccgaaccaaaatattttggatatccgaatgtatccgaaatagattaatatacatatatatttaactatttttagattgaatatatattaaaaagcatctaaaatatatataatacttttaaattgttcAAAAtactagaaaatatataaaaacattaaaaagtaCATGTATAAATAGTTAAAgcatactcaaaacaccaaaaatatataaaatatgattgattttctatccaaatatccaaatcaaaccaatttacaTGTTAAGTTTTGGTACTTCGACAcatattattgaaatttatatgtaatatattattttgtttacaaatttcgaaaagtttaaaatatataatgaaattttaaaattttgaaaataatttaaacgggttatccgaacccgaaccgaatccgcaaggatccgaaccgaacccgaaccgtaATTTAGAAATAACCGAATGgggctaaaatctttgaccccaaAAATCCGAAATCCGAATAGACtcgaaccgaaacccgaataggtacccgaacgcccacccctagttCAAAGATTAGGACCActtagttaaatatttaatatgacatatatgtttatttatattaaatcttaataatcaaaaaaaaaaaaatcaattttaacaatacatttgaattttattttagctataacaaaatttgttgaaaaaaatctaacaaaatcctaCCCAacgttttaaatatttattataaaataatgtattaattaatttttgcaattagtaatataataatattataattattgttatttagaattttatcataaaacaatgaaaataaaaaattatgctattttataaatttatcattaTAATCTATGTTGTACTCAAATAGAGGTGttctaaactaaatataaaagatgtcaaaaaaaaatgaactaaatataaaataatatattaaattggttgattaaatctatttttaaaatacttttatgtaaataaatttatcaCTCACGGTTAAAACATTGTAAGAGCAGCTCTGCtcgttttcttttttgcttCTTCTGTTCTCAAAAACTTGATGAAATCACAGAAACTGAGTCAAGTATATGATCAGGAACACAGAACAAGTGATAAACAAAATCTATGAATATGTTGTTAGTGATAGGAGATAAAACACTACTTGATTCCATGGAAAACGTCACCAACGGCGCAATAAGAATCAATAGAGAAGCGTAGCTATTCTGTAATCATAACCGATGGAATGCacctacaaaataaaattatctagGGATTGtaatttggaaaagaaaaatgtCTTTCATTCTTTTATGGGTCAATTAGGGGAAAGGGcaacttttaagtttgaattaggAAAATAGGCCACCTCAAGTTTATATTAGGCAATTGGGCAACctagtagagagagaataaatttatgacatttttaacctttttgccTATTAAACTTGGCAAGTTGGAAAAGTAATTTCGTGGGACCCAAAATCCACTTTgcctataaaaaataatttttttcccaCTAACTTTTAACAACTAACTTTTGTAAATCCCATAAACATTCTTTATTCATTAAACTTTtggatcatatttaatatttaaaaatcatatatgagcaactacttttaatataatacatattttttcatatataaagtcaacataaatctatacgaattaatataaaatcgatgtaaattctaaaatttatgaaagttacccaataaattatacattttgactcataaaagaaactttcatatttatgaaatctacccaaataaatgataattcataaaattatgtaaatttatggataattatcataaatctgagtaaatttaataaacttggaaaccttcatagatccttcattttttgccaaaatggcaggaaaacaaatttgtctacatttaattttaatatagttgggtaaatttaataaatttggaaacctacgtgaatcttacatttttttttggtcaaaattgatctcacactttttgtttttgccaaaaatagaaacactcacgaaatgctacatttttttcccaaaaataaaatgacaaattgggATCTGGCAGCAAAGTGCATTCGTTataattttcatgtttataaaatgacaaaaattgttaatgaaatgacaaatttgttaataaaatgacaaacccTACACCTTTCACGATGAACTGATctaataactttaattttcaaggaTCATATCTACTTGTTAGAACCAATATAATCCCATATTGAGTACAACCTGCAGATTTCCAATCATCCCAAGTTCTTGATTAGTCATAGGTAGAGCCGTGCTTATAATCTATTGAAAAAGATATCCGCTATAGTGCTATTTCACCCCAAAAAATAGAGTTAtccttaggttcacccctagagtgaacatttaggttcacccaaccaataggaatcaagtatttcataattaatattttttttaaaaagaaaagaaaatattgtcaagttatattatgtttttaaaataaataaaatataaaaaaaaaataatagccgttacaaaaaatgaatttttgaaaactatttttaatatcgtcaaaaaacactaaaccttaaaccctaaatcctaaaccctaaacccttgggtataccctaaacccttggataattttaaactctaaaccctaaaccctaaattctaaaccctaaaccctaaatcctaaaccctaaacccttgggtataccctagacccttggataattttaaactctaaaccctaaaccctaaattctaaaccctaaacccttggataaatcataaacacttggataatcctaaattctaaatcaaaaacactaaacactaaaacattaaatcttaaaaatactattatggtttaatgtttttaatttagggtttagtatttatccaagggtttaggatttagagtttagagtttagtgttttgttgacgaaattaaaatctttttaaaaaatctttttttttgcatatattattatttttattttttaatatttttattttaaaaatgtaatataactcgacaatattttgtttacttttttaaaagatatcaactgtgaaatgagtgatttctattggttggtgaaccttaaggTTTACTCTAGGGGTACACCAAGATTAAGTCCAAAAAATATAGGATAATTTGGTGCCTCCATGTCAAGTATCTAGTGATTTTTATGTCTTAAGAAGTTAAGACTCAACCTGAGTTTGACCAAATTCTCTCGCATAAActtcttatcttaaatatttaaaatcatcaacaaaacactaaacataaactcctaaactctaaaccatgaatcctaaatctggaatccttgggtaaatccggaacccttgggtaaatccagaatccgaataaattatacattttgacccataaaagaaactttcatatttatgaaatttacccaaataaatgataaattattcataaaattatataaatttatggataattttcataaatctgggtaaatttaataaacttggaaacctacatagatctttcattttttgtcaaaatggtaggaagaacaaatttgtctacatttatcttaaatattaaaaatcatcaacaaaacactaaacctaaaatcctaaactctaaaccttgaatcctaaatccggaacccttgggtaaatccagaaccattgggtaaatccagaatcTGAAACAATCtggaacccttggataaatccggAACCCTATGTCTAACGTTTAATACAATCTAATTCACTATAACTCAAGAAATAAGTATACGTATACATAAGATGTACGAATATCTAAGGTGTTCGAATATATAAGGTGTacgtatacataagtatacataaggtgtacgaataccttaggtgtacaaatacctaaggtgtacgaatacctaaGGTATAcagaaggtgtacgaatacataaggtgtacgaatatcaacataactcatctaatacttaagatgtacaaatacataaggtgtacatatacataagtatacataaggtgtacaaatacataaaatatacgaataccaacataacccatcgaatacttaaggtgtacgaatacacaagtatatgtatacataagtatacatatatttaaggtatacgaatacatcggtgtacgaatacataacatctatgaataccttttgtttataTCCCTTATTGCATTGGAgagtttaaatacatattaagtataaaatttaaatacttcTACGAATACAACGAGAGCACAGTGCTCTCCAAAACAATTATACGTTAATTATTTAGAACTCACattttactctatataaaatttaaatattttgctaataacctattggtattataatctaaaattttgtcaatctcattatagatgatctaattaactaaaaggtggtaaaaacaatgaaataatttataacaacatttcatttgtaaaagctgatataccaaaatattttcattaaattcaataaaataaattaacatattagtttaattgtgttttcatatatgtgaagcacattcatttagacaacataatttttcatataaaatttaagattgtttagaaatgaaatgttgaaataaataagtgaaatacatcttataataaaaaaactaaacaattaaatatttttataataaaaagctaaacaattaaaaaactaaacaattaaagattaaacaataaataattgacattaaagacatctaaaatgaaatataatgaaagatttctttaaaaaaaatacatcatatttttattatgaaatatataatacagttacaaaaaaatcaataaaatcgaaataaaatctagataatttttcaatagaaaaatgacattttctattaattgtttagtttttctcaataaaatcacagccatgaaaactagaattttagatggatataagatgttttaatagaaaatagacattatattatcttgtattattcaaagattttttaaaaactaaattattaaaagataatgaaatataatttaaacaattaaaagataatgaaatatttttttaaaaaccaaacaataaaattgaaatctaacctagataatttttcccattagattacttttaagaaatcaatttttaaattttaataaacatttttagtatttatacttttaataattaataaatgatatatagtatttttgtatgatattaagcattcattttaatcatttttagtgtataaatattacatttaggtgtcatatgtataaatttcataaacaggGGCTTGGAATGTACATGAGCGTAATTGTTTCTTATTCTTCAGttgaagaaaaaatgatttttcttcttcagttaATTTAATTGTAAAGGTGGTGGTGtagaaaagaatgagagagaaaaaagaagatgagaggaaAAGAAGGAGAGGGAGATGATTTTCGTAGATGAtggttggtggtgtggaaaagaaggagagagaaaaagaaggaaagagaaaaagaatgagagaggtgGTGTGACAAATTAAAGAATGAGAGATGTGAtgtgacaaattttattttagatatattttaattgaaatggCAAAGATGTAAATAATGAATCTAACAAAGGTCCCAAAGGATATTTAGACATAAGTTTACATGGGCAAATGCAAAAAGTTGCCCAATTGGCTAATTTAAACTTGAGGTCGCCCAATTCCCTATTTCAAACTTGTGATTTGCCCAATTTGccaattttttcttcttttattcaTCCTCCAACTGATATCCTGCAAAACAAACACACCAAACCGTTTATGCAAGCTTCCCTGATGCTACAGCAAAAGCTGCAGCTCTTCTCCAGAAACTTAAAGGTAAGCAAcgaaatttgaaaacaaaattgttGAATGACATACCCACACTCATCTGCAGATCCTCAAGCATTGCCACTGCCCTTTTTAGTTCCTCTTTACTCCATAAACCAGTCAGCATATTGCGGATAGTAATGGTATCAGGATACACACCACTTGCCATCATCTCCTGGAAAATATCTAGAGCCCCATTAATATTACCCACTTTACGAAAACCATGAATCAAAGTGATGTAAGTAATTGCGTTAGCAACTATCCCTCTTCGACCCATCTCGCAGAAAAGCTCCAGCCCATCATCAACCCTTCCTGCCTTACAGTATCCATTAATGAGTGTAGTAAAGGTCACTACGTTTGGAGAGAAGCTCTTGCTACCCATCGAATCAAACATTTGTGTAGCCTCATCTAGGCGGCTTTGCTTGCATAAACCATGGATCACTGAGTTATAGGTGATAGTATCTGGGACTATACCTCTGTGTGGCATCTCCTCGTATAATTCCTCGGCCTCTAAAAACTTCCCTTCATTGATCAAGCCACTGATCAATATATTGTAAGTTTGAACATCAGGTTCCACACCATTAAAGGGGTGACTAGCATCAATATCCATCTTACTCTTCTGCATAGCCTTAAACATTTCCAATGCATCTTTTAGTTTCCCATTATCGCAGAGACCGTCCAGCAAAGTGTTACAAGTAACGACATTAGGGCACACACCACTAGAGACCATCTCCTGTAGAAGGTCTTGAGCAGCATTAAGATCGCCCACCTGACAGAACCCGTGAATAAGAGTGGTGTAAGTAATTGTGTTAGCAACTAATCCTGCTTCAGTCATCTCATGGAGAAGTTTTATTCCATCATCTACCCTCTTAGCTCTACAGTATCCGGCTATGAGAGTATTGAAAGTGATTATGTCCGGAGAGCAGCCCTTGGTAGCCATCAAATAAAACATGTGCTCAGCAGCATCAAGACGATTCTGTTTGCAAAATCCATCGATCATTGAACTATATGTGATTGTACTAGGGATTATACCCCTTGGAAGCATCTCATCGTATAATTCTTCAGCCTCAAAGAATTTGCCTTCCTTGACAAATGCATTGATCAAAGCATTATAAGTTACAACATCAGGGCTGATCTTCTTCCTTTCTAACATTTCTTGCAACAACTGCTGGGCTTCACTCCATCTACCAGAGCTACAAAATCCATTAATCATACAGCTGTAGGTAAATAAATTGGGAAAGATTCCCTTGTCTTGCATTTCACTGAAAAGATTTTGAGCATCGGTATGACGTCCGTCTTTCCAAAGGCCAgattaccacattgggtttgaTGTGGCTCACCTCCTCCATCTTCCTCAGAAGATTCAATGCAGACACAGTGTCTCCCATCTTACACATCCCATCCACGATTGTTCCATAAGTAATCTGGTTAGGCTGGAGACCATCTTCTAGCATCCGATCAAGCAGAGCTACAGCTTCGACAACTCGACCCTCACGGCAAAGACCGTTCATCAGCGTGGTGAAGGTTACGACATTTGGTTTACACATTTGATGAAACAAATCCAAGGCTTCAGAGATCCTGTCTTCCACACATAATCCGTGGAGCAGGGTGCTGAAGGTAACAACAGTGGGATGAAAACCAAGCTTGGTGATCTTACCAAATGTAGACAAAGCAAACGGCAGCTTAGAGCAGCTGCAGAAACACTTCATCAGGATGGTGAAGCTGTATGCGTTACATGGAACCCGCCTCATTTCCATCTTCCTATGGAGAGAAATCACAACATCGAGCCTTCCCATCCTCACCACAACTCCCATCAATTTACAGAAATCAATTACTGAAGGTAAAGGACGAGATCGTACCATATCACCGAACAAATCAATCGCATCTTCTAACCCTTTGATTTCGTGAAATCCGCTTCGCAGCTTCAAACTCTCTCCTCCAAAACCACTCTCTCCATCCCTGCTTTTCTTGGCCAGAGCATGACGAATCGATCTCGTACAGAACAATCTAGCCGCAGACACagcaggagaagaagaagatccgGATCTATAAACCCTAGCCAACATTTTTGCTTCGCCTGAACTTTGTTCTTCGTCGATCTCTAAAACCACTCTCGACTGAGTGGCTAGTAAACCGGTTCCATTTGATTTACAACAACCGGTTCAATTTGAATTATACAATTTCCGGTTCAGAGTTGAACCCACTCAGCGCGTCGGTCCCGTCAAGCtaataatttctttaaaaaaaaaaaaaattctctccTCTTTGGGCAGTTAACAATAACTAAACTGATCAACCAATGTTccaatgtaacaaaaaaaaaacattatcctATAAAAGTAGTTAAACATTACCCTATAAAAGTAGGTTGAAAGATTTTCACCGAAATCAAGTTAAATAGAACGATAATACCGACTGATTAAGCTGGTCTGACACATTCTATGTTATAGAATTTTCCAATTCTGACTATGAGTACCAAAAgagaataaaccaaaaaaaaaagactttctTATTCGAAGTAATTGCTGGAATGCTGGATTAGGTAAGGTCACATCTTCCTTTTGTAACTTCACTCTGACTCTCCTACAAAGACATGTTCACAAATTACAAACCAACTCATTCTTGTTATGAGAAATGAAagacagcaaaatggagtttcAAATGCTTTGCAGCAATCTTATTAATCTCAATGCACTTTAGGTTTTCACATGTATCACTGAAACTGCTTTTTCACCAGGTAGCTACAATTTTTCTTTGAATTACTAACCATTTCTTGGTATTCGGCATCCTAATTCTCATCAACAAAGCAATCAACAAAGAGCAATCAACAAGAGCAGATTAATGCCCTGCTAATACAAATACCAGCAGACCATCCTGATACCTTAAAAGTGCTCAATAAGTTATTGGCATTAACCAACTACCTAAACTCCCATTTTGATGTTAAACTACCTAATCTGAAATATTCAGAATGAATTTTTGGGAATCCTATTTCCCTCCTGCTCGACCCTATTTGCTCAGAGCTCATAATTGGCATCATAATTATATCCGCAATATTTTCCAGGTTACGTCAAATCAACCAAGTtacaaagaaaatgatgaacatattaaaactaataacaaCTTTAggaatctatatttttataagagcTCAGCTTACTTCAGTTGAGTACTGATCTTACGTCAACAAGTGGATCAGATCTTTTTTGTCATAGGCTCATAGCAGACAAATCAATTCACCTCACAACTCTTCTCTCGAGGGTTAAGAAATCATGTTGAGGAAGCTTTTGTCCAATCTCCCATCATATAACATATTAGTGAGTAAACCAAAGGTTGAAGCATCTTCAGAAAACCCGCAACCTCTCATTTCTTTGATGAGTTCTGCTGATACAGAAATGTCACCATTTCTAAGATGTGCTCTGATTAGCACATTATAGGTACGGTCATCTCAAAGAGACccatcttctttcatttttataaataagtcATCCGCTTCCTGTAGTATAGACGTTTTGTACCCAATCCTGAGATTATCGTATTGTATGTTATAACATCGGGCTGCAATCCTTTGAGGCTGAGGCTATTGAATAAATGTTGTACGTCTTCCACTTTCCCAGCCTCGCACATCCCTTCAATGATAATGTTGTAAGTGAAGATATAAACTTCTATTTGAGGCTGAGGCCTgaaaaaaattggatattttcaaatacttaggatattttggataaaacatATTAGGATAATTTTGGatgaatcaaatattttataataatttagtttttcaaatattttagatatttttaatagatttttaaattttatatatattttttgttatgtaattatgttatatgtatgtaatatatatatatatatatatacccttTCGATTATATATTCAAGTGTTCGTTCGGTTTCAATTCTGTTCGGTTATTTCGAATATATAAATTTAGCAATCATTCGAATATTTAAGAGTTTTAGTCCAGTTTAATTATGGGTATTTTGATTTGGATCCGTCCGGTTCAGTTATAGGTATTTCTATTCAGTTCCGATTCATTTCTTGGGTTCCAATTTTTTTGCCCAGAACTACTAATTAGCAAGACATACCAAATGAACACTTATTATCTATTTCGTTACTGAAGCATCTAAGACTCACTGGAACTTGGCTGGAAAATATGTTTACAAATGCGATCAAATATATATgcacaaatttttttaaaaaaaaactacacaaAGACAGccatcccctagtctatatttgagaagtgatttgccacatgtcttctctacaatcgttttcacaaaaaaattatgacgtggctattaagattgatgacatgtcatatggttaaatatgacatggacaattacatttaatgctgatatatttttttggaaatatttttagaatatggcaataactcatatattatgtttaatattgatttatatttttggtaaactttgtggaatatggtaataaatcataaatcatcactaaaataaatatattcaaatatgatattttgaatttcaaatattatataatttatttttataattataaaaattttattatctaaattattctaaattttttcggaattttaaaaaaaaatcgtaatatcattagtttcttttaggtatctacaaattatgtaaatattatttagttttaatttttgataactatacaattttatatgattttttagtaattttgtacaagttgatttaatacatttaaccaaatgaaataaatatttttttaatctacgatttgaactttatatatatcattcttaaatataatttaaaattaaaaaaaatattttctctt includes:
- the LOC108827691 gene encoding pentatricopeptide repeat-containing protein At1g64100, encoding MLARVCGFKCSSSPAESAARLFCTRSIRDTLAKASGESCEAGFGGESLKLQSGFHEIKGLEDAIDLFSDMLRSRPLPSVVDFCKLMGVVVRMERPDLVISLYQKMERKQIRCDIYSFTILIKCFCSCSKLPFALSTFGKITKLGLHPDVVTFNTLLHGLCVEDRVSEALNLFHQMFETTCRPNVVTFTTLMNGLCREGRIVEAVALLDRMMEDGLQPTQITYGTIVDGMCKKGDTVSALNLLRKMEEVSHIIPNVVIYSAIIDSLCKDGRHSDAQNLFTEMQEKGIFPDLFTYNSMIVGFCSSGRWSDAEQLLQEMLERKISPDVVTYNALINAFVKEGKFFEAEELYDEMLPRGIIPNTITYSSMIDGFCKQNRLDAAEHMFYLMATKGCSPNLITFNTLIDGYCGAKRIDDGMELLHEMTETGLVADTTTYNTLIHGFYLVGDLNAALDLLQEMISSGLCPDIVTCDTLLDGLCDNGKLKDALEMFKVMQKSKKDLDASHPFNGVEPDVQTYNILISGLINEGKFLEAEELYEEMPHRGIVPDTITYSSMIDGLCKQSRLDEATQMFDSMGSKSFSPNVVTFTTLINGYCKAGRVDDGLELFCEMGRRGIVANAITYITLICGFRKVGNINGALDIFQEMISSGVYPDTITIRNMLTGLWSKEELKRAVAMLEKLQMSMDLSFGG